The following are encoded in a window of Amaranthus tricolor cultivar Red isolate AtriRed21 chromosome 2, ASM2621246v1, whole genome shotgun sequence genomic DNA:
- the LOC130806594 gene encoding cellulose synthase-like protein E6: MENYSHDSHSHSLHHLHFHKTRSILNLAYCLAYILALITLFYYRLCFFFFKTEDKEYHNLLFKPWILSFAVELLYSFIWSIKQPMNLWPVTRTVFPENLPNDDKLPGIDVFICTVDPDREPTFEVMNTVISAMSLDYPPKKLSVYLSDDGGAYVTLYGIKQAWAFATWWLPFSKRFNLKTICPRAFFQNPDMVDSQIQTQEFFYHRKIVQEKFEAFNQRIRSMEQILDENSKTTSRDHPPLVQVIDEKSIEEDDAILNLEAIDMMPRLVYVAREKRASHLHNFKAGALNTLLRVSSIISNFAYILVLDCDMYCNDSSSARQAVCFFLDPKISPSLGWVQFPQKFHNISQTDIYDSQYRVTWPVYWTGISGLQGPTITGTNVFINRKAFYGLNIDDGLDLKEARNSLGSSSEFIKSLRQIEKPNSAIDREISSVLLKEAHYLASCTYEKGTKWGQKVGFWYNTIVEDVFTSHILQSKGWRSVYLNPERPQFLGSATTTLDQMLVQGIRWYGGFADVVLSKYFPLFYRPSKMGIFQKMYYCWMFCMPIDFILVLWFAFVPPLCFLYGIPLYPKVSDPFFAAFAFVYVSSQLKHLCDIAVLSGGPIKAWLNEQRIWIVKGLSCYLYGTIECIITKMGIRKLTFNPTNKVQDNDTTYWYQMEKYDFRTSNLFLIPIVTAVTLNMACLVGGVARLNVAGNWEAMFAQMILSIYALVMSFPVIEAMFLRNDDACIPLTTTMMSIMLTLLLLSFGNFLVLD; encoded by the exons ATGGAAAACTACTCTCATGATTCCCATTCTCATTCTCTTCATCACCTCCATTTCCACAAAACAAGGTCAATTCTCAACTTAGCTTATTGCCTTGCCTATATTCTTGCCTTGATAACCCTTTTCTACTACAGACTATgctttttcttctttaaaacTGAAGACAAAGAGTACCACAACCTGCTTTTCAAACCCTGGATTTTAAGCTTTGCCGTTGAGCTTCTTTACTCATTCATATGGTCCATCAAGCAACCTATGAATTTGTGGCCAGTTACTCGTACAGTCTTCCCTGAAAATCTACCAAATGACGATAAATTACCTGGAATTGACGTCTTTATATGCACTGTAGATCCTGATAGAGAGCCTACATTTGAAGTTATGAACACTGTTATTTCTGCCATGTCCTTGGATTACCCGCCTAAAAAGCTTAGTGTTTATTTATCAGATGATGGAGGAGCTTATGTTACTCTTTATGGTATCAAACAAGCTTGGGCTTTTGCTACTTGGTGGTTGCCCTTTTCTAAGAGGTTTAATCTTAAGACTATTTGTCCTCGGGCTTTTTTTCAGAACCCTGATATGGTGGATTCTCAAATTCAGACGCAAGAATTTTTTTATCACAGAAAAATTGTTCAG GAAAAATTTGAGGCTTTCAACCAACGAATTCGAAGCATGGAACAGATATTAGATGAAAATAGTAAGACGACTTCTCGTGACCATCCACCCCTTGTTCAG GTGATAGATGAAAAATCTATAGAAGAAGATGATGCAATCTTAAATTTAGAAGCAATAGATATGATGCCGCGTCTTGTATATGTTGCTCGTGAGAAAAGAGCATCTCATCTACATAATTTCAAGGCTGGAGCTCTTAATACTCTG CTAAGGGTTTCTAGCATAATAAGCAATTTCGCTTACATACTAGTGCTAGACTGCGACATGTATTGCAATGACTCAAGTTCAGCGCGGCAAGCAGTGTGTTTTTTCCTGGATCCTAAGATATCCCCATCATTGGGATGGGTCCAATTTCCCCAAAAGTTTCACAACATCAGTCAGACTGACATTTATGACAGTCAGTATCGTGTAACGTGGCCG GTATATTGGACAGGGATATCTGGACTTCAGGGCCCTACTATTACTGGTACCAATGTTTTCATCAACAGGAAGGCTTTTTATGGCCTTAATATTGATGATG GTCTGGATCTGAAGGAAGCCAGAAACTCTTTAGGCTCTTCCAGTGAATTTATCAAGTCTCTAAGGCAAATTGAGAAGCCTAATAGTGCAATAGACAGAGAGATATCCTCTGTTTTGTTGAAAGAAGCACATTACTTAGCCAGTTGCACCTACGAAAAGGGCACAAAATGGGGTCAAAAG GTTGGATTTTGGTACAATACTATTGTTGAAGACGTATTCACAAGTCATATTTTGCAAAGCAAAGGATGGAGATCAGTTTACTTGAATCCAGAAAGGCCACAGTTCCTGGGCTCTGCAACTACTACTCTCGACCAAATGTTGGTTCAAGGCATCCGTTGGTATGGTGGCTTCGCTGATGTTGTCCTTTCCAAGTATTTCCCCCTTTTCTACAGACCATCAAAAATGGGAATTTTTCAGAAGATGTATTATTGCTGGATGTTCTGCATGCCTATTGATTTTATACTAGTTTTGTGGTTCGCCTTTGTTCCCCCGTTGTGTTTCCTCTATGGTATCCCATTGTATCCTAAG GTTTCTGATCCCTTCTTTGCTGCATTCGCTTTTGTATATGTATCATCCCAGTTGAAGCATCTATGCGACATTGCTGTTTTAAGTGGTGGACCAATAAAGGCATGGCTGAACGAGCAAAGGATATGGATAGTAAAGGGTCTATCATGCTATCTTTATGGAACCATTGAATGCATTATTACAAAAATGGGGATTCGTAAGCTAACATTTAATCCTACTAATAAAGTCCAAGATAATGATACAACCTATTGGTACCAAATGGAAAAATATGACTTTAGGacatcaaacttatttttgattCCTATTGTAACTGCGGTCACATTAAACATGGCTTGCTTGGTGGGAGGAGTGGCCAGATTGAATGTTGCAGGAAACTGGGAGGCAATGTTTGCGCAAATGATCTTGTCCATCTACGCGTTGGTTATGAGTTTTCCAGTGATTGAAGCCATGTTTCTAAGGAATGACGATGCATGTATTCCGCTAACAACAACTATGATGTCTATTATGTTAACGTTGCTTCTTTTAAGCTTTGGAAATTTCCTTGTCTTGGATTAG